From the genome of Labeo rohita strain BAU-BD-2019 unplaced genomic scaffold, IGBB_LRoh.1.0 scaffold_195, whole genome shotgun sequence, one region includes:
- the LOC127159155 gene encoding uncharacterized protein LOC127159155, whose product MLTQNKTKARIQLANDTVLFLKDASQVAVALDTIKPFSKASGLCLNINKCELLPIGNCLESSVSNIPVRESVTYLGVKIIKDNKIRCSSNFFPIIEKTRKVSNHWLQRDLTLKGRVLLSKAEGISLLSYAAQSISVDKHTCKLIDGMLTKFLWKNKINYIKKPVTLKEFRVLTRAIPAGVHMLFKSSVWTTALYVDPPRPEHTSVGSICFSGLKPNNYKIRSLFLNKSISLPAVIFYWNSIFNNVNWSHIWSLPQKVLLSNKAKEISYKLIHRVYPTKEFLQKCKIDTDLKCTFCECSSETISHQFWSCQYIQHFWNNDGNILKTFSLSYRHDILGYFIKDRSLKDVCFVINFILFLCKFHIHKCKFTKCKPLFLVLEKEIKMYIDVMAKSKNSKAVKMINICSSLNIFT is encoded by the coding sequence ATgttgacacaaaacaaaacaaaagcaaggaTTCAGTTAGCTAATgacactgttttgtttttaaaggatgCCTCTCAGGTTGCTGTAGCATTAGACACTATTAAGCCCTTTTCTAAAGCGTCAGGTCTTTGCCTCAACATTAACAAATGTGAGCTGCTTCCAATTGGTAATTGCCTGGAATCTTCAGTTAGTAATATTCCTGTAAGAGAGAGTGTTACTTATTTGggagttaaaataattaaagacaATAAAATTAGATGCTCCTCCAATTTTTTCCCGATTATAGAAAAGACACGTAAGGTGTCAAATCATTGGTTGCAAAGAGATTTAACACTCAAAGGCAGAGTTCTGCTCTCTAAGGCAGAAGGCATCTCTCTATTATCATATGCTGCTCAATCGATTTCTGTGGATAAACACACATGTAAGCTAATTGATGGCATGTTGACAAAATTCCTgtggaaaaacaaaattaattatattaagaaaCCTGTTACATTAAAAGAATTCAGGGTGCTTACTAGGGCCATACCTGCAGGTGTAcatatgctttttaaaagcaGTGTATGGACAACAGCACTTTATGTCGATCCTCCTAGACCTGAACATACCTCAGTTGGCTCTATCTGTTTCTCTGGGCTTAAACCTAATAACTATAAGATTAGAtccttgtttttaaataagagtATTTCTTTACCTGCTGTAATTTTCTACTGGAACAGTatctttaataatgtaaattggTCTCACATTTGGTCATTACCTCAGAAAGTTCTCCTTTCAAATAAGGCTAAGGAAATCTCATATAAATTAATCCATAGAGTTTATCCTACAAAAGAAtttctacaaaaatgtaaaatagatactgatttaaaatgcactttttgtGAATGCTCCAGTGAAACAATCTCTCATCAGTTTTGGTCCTGTCAATACATCCAGCATTTTTGGAATAATGatggtaatattttaaaaacattttccttaTCTTATAGACATGACattttgggttattttattaaagatcGCTCTTTAAAGGACGTTTGTTttgttataaattttattttatttttatgtaaatttcacattcataaaTGCAAGTTTACAAAGTGCAAACCTCTTTTTTTAGTCCTTGAAAaagagattaaaatgtatatagatGTGATGgcaaaatctaaaaatagtaaagccgttaaaatgattaatatatgCTCATCACTTAacattttcacataa